One region of Salvelinus sp. IW2-2015 unplaced genomic scaffold, ASM291031v2 Un_scaffold3321, whole genome shotgun sequence genomic DNA includes:
- the tsnax gene encoding translin-associated protein X, with the protein MSQWARSSGYMLCSHCSLPPPGIQEYVEAVSFHHFIRHRTLISLEEINTKLVFIKEPEAKDTPEGQQPMGTPQELTFQVTPTDYLLGVADLTGELMRMCISSVGNGDMDTPFQVSMFLRQIHDGFSYIGNTGPYEVSKKLHTLRQSLSKVEDACYTLKVRGSEIPKHMLADVFSSRPAMMDQDEGVA; encoded by the exons ATGAGTCAGTGGGCGCGTTCAAGTGGATACATGTTATGTAGTCAttgttccctccctcccccaggtATCCAGGAGTACGTGGAGGCTGTGTCGTTCCATCACTTCATCAGACATCGTACTCTCATCAGCCTGGAGGAGATTAACACCAAGCTGGTCTTCATCAAGGAGCCTGAGGCCAAG GACACCCCAGAGGGCCAGCAGCCAATGGGAACCCCCCAAGAGCTGACCTTTCAGGTGACCCCTACAGACTACCTGTTGGGCGTGGCCGACCTGACAGGTGAGCTGATGAGGATGTGTATCAGTAGCGTGGGGAACGGGGACATGGACACGCCCTTCCAG GTGTCCATGTTCCTGCGTCAGATCCACGATGGTTTCTCCTACATCGGTAACACTGGTCCTTATGAG GTCAGTAAGAAGCTCCACACGCTGAGACAGAGTCTGTCCAAGGTGGAGGATGCCTGCTATACCCTGAAGGTGCGGGGGTCAGAGATCCCCAAACACATGCTGGCTGACGTGTTCTCCAGCAGGCCAGCCATGATGGACCAGGACGAGGGAGTGGCCTAG